The DNA sequence TTCTTAACTTTTTAATCTTTCTTCCAATTCCGACTTATCATTAATAATTTCAAAAAGATGCCCTGTATTGGTTAACTCAAACAACATCTTGACTTGGTCATTTAAAGACATTAAGAATAGTCTTCCGCCTTTTTCTCTAACCATTTTCAAGGCTAATACTAAAGCCCCTAAACCTGAACTATCCATAAAGTTAACTTTTTTAAGGTCAATCAAAATTAGATTGACACCCTCACTAACTAAATCCTTAATTTGTTGACGAAAAACAACTGCTTTATTAGCATCTAACATTCCATCAGGGCGTATAACTTTGACTTTAGATAACATGGATAGTCACGTAAATAGGTTGATTTGAGTATATCATCATTTATTTTAGCTGATACTATCGTTTTTGAGAAATTTAACTTTTGATAAAGACACAAAAAAACCTTAACCGTTGCCAGTTAAGGAATATATATCAAACACAAATAATGAAGTTGTCTGGTTATTTAACAAACACAACCTTGTTGTTTTTCTACTTCGATAGGTTTGATGAAGTAAAGTTTTATAAACTGATTCATGTTAGACAAGTATAAAGGTAGTTTGCGTAAAAACTTCACAGGTGCGATCGCATTTGTTTCATCGATGGCTCTTAATTGTTCACAATTGCTAACACAAATCTCTAAACTTTCATAGAAAGCAGGATTATCAACATCAATAATTACAGGGAAAACTCTGGCGGCGGTGTTATTGGTTTTCTCAATAACGTGTTTATCATAACTTCTTGCATCTAAGCCAATGGAAGCATAGAAGTCAGAGCGTTGTAAATCATTGAGGTACATAGTAGCAAATACGGAAAGAAGGAAGAAACGACACCACAACTTCGCTTTCCAATCGTTTAAGAAACTGGGTTGAGCTTTAAGAATAGCATCGAAGAAATCTCCGTGACGATTTTCGTCTTGACACCAATTTTCAAAAAACTTGAAGATGGGATAAATACGACTTTCAGGATGTTGCTCTAAGTGACGGTAAATGGTGATGTAGCGCCAATAACCAATTTTTTCGGAAAGATAGGTAGCGTAAAAAATAAATTTAGGTTTAAAGAAAGTATATTTACGACTCTTGGTTAAAAAGCCTAAATCTAGGGTTAAATTAAAGTCAGAGAGTGCTTTATTAAGGAAACCTGCGTGACGGGCTTCATCCCGAGACATTAATAAGAAACATTCAGCTAAGAGAGGATTGGTGTCTTTTAAACGTCTGCCCAGTTCTTTATATAACAAGAAACCAGAAAATTCAGCAGTACAAGAACGCTCTAAAAATTCTACAAATAAACGACGGGTTTCACCATCAATGTGATCCCAAGATTGGTCAAAATCAGCGTTGCGGACAAAGTGATGACGGTTATAA is a window from the Cyanobacterium sp. Dongsha4 genome containing:
- a CDS encoding STAS domain-containing protein gives rise to the protein MLSKVKVIRPDGMLDANKAVVFRQQIKDLVSEGVNLILIDLKKVNFMDSSGLGALVLALKMVREKGGRLFLMSLNDQVKMLFELTNTGHLFEIINDKSELEERLKS
- the acsF gene encoding magnesium-protoporphyrin IX monomethyl ester (oxidative) cyclase — protein: MVTTVRPSEFEEIRPGVKAPAKETILTPRFYTTDFEEMAKMDLSANEEELKAILAEFKEDYNRHHFVRNADFDQSWDHIDGETRRLFVEFLERSCTAEFSGFLLYKELGRRLKDTNPLLAECFLLMSRDEARHAGFLNKALSDFNLTLDLGFLTKSRKYTFFKPKFIFYATYLSEKIGYWRYITIYRHLEQHPESRIYPIFKFFENWCQDENRHGDFFDAILKAQPSFLNDWKAKLWCRFFLLSVFATMYLNDLQRSDFYASIGLDARSYDKHVIEKTNNTAARVFPVIIDVDNPAFYESLEICVSNCEQLRAIDETNAIAPVKFLRKLPLYLSNMNQFIKLYFIKPIEVEKQQGCVC